One Mycobacteroides abscessus ATCC 19977 genomic window carries:
- a CDS encoding ABC transporter substrate-binding protein/permease: MFRAIVLALLALVAVAGCAAPTQEPLRVGTEGVYAPFSFHDGHTGELTGYDVDVARAVGEKLGRPVEFVEIPWDAIFAGLDAERFDVVANQVTITPARKAKYDISTPYAVGEGVIVTRADDNSIHSLSDVRGKVAAENATSNWSQIARDAGARVEAVEGFTQSITLLSQGRVDVVINDSIAVYAYLASTGDPAVKIAGATGQRSEQGFAARKNSGLLPDLDKALDQLAADGTLTRISQKYLKTDASGTTKPQAGKGDSGSTRSDTQLVLDNLWPMARAMITVTLPLTAISFVIGLVIALGVALARMSGHRVVTGLARIYISVIRGTPLLLQLFLIFFALPEFGVKISPFPAAVIAFSLNVGGYAAEIIRSSILSIPRGQWEAASSLGMSYSTTLWRIVIPQASRVAVPPLSNTLISLVKDTSLASAILVTDVMRTAQVAAAPTFQFFTLYVTAGVYYWIVCMAMSAVQDRLEQRLEKSVAR; the protein is encoded by the coding sequence GTGTTTCGTGCCATCGTGCTTGCGCTTCTGGCGCTTGTGGCGGTAGCCGGATGTGCGGCCCCAACACAGGAGCCGCTGCGGGTCGGCACCGAGGGCGTGTACGCGCCGTTCAGCTTCCACGACGGGCACACCGGCGAGCTGACGGGTTACGACGTGGACGTGGCCCGCGCCGTCGGCGAGAAGCTGGGTCGCCCCGTGGAATTCGTCGAGATTCCCTGGGATGCGATCTTCGCCGGATTGGACGCAGAACGGTTCGACGTCGTCGCCAACCAAGTCACGATCACCCCGGCGCGCAAGGCAAAGTACGACATTTCCACACCGTACGCAGTGGGCGAGGGTGTGATCGTGACGCGGGCCGACGACAACAGCATTCACAGCCTGTCCGATGTACGGGGCAAGGTGGCCGCCGAGAACGCGACCAGTAATTGGTCGCAGATCGCCCGCGACGCCGGCGCCCGCGTTGAGGCGGTGGAGGGCTTCACCCAATCCATCACACTGCTCAGCCAGGGTCGGGTAGACGTCGTCATCAACGACAGCATCGCCGTCTATGCCTACCTGGCCAGCACCGGTGACCCTGCGGTGAAGATCGCCGGGGCCACCGGCCAGCGCAGCGAGCAGGGGTTCGCCGCACGCAAGAACAGCGGCCTGCTGCCGGACCTGGACAAGGCGCTGGATCAGTTGGCGGCCGATGGGACGCTCACCCGCATCTCTCAGAAGTACCTCAAGACGGACGCCAGCGGGACTACCAAACCACAAGCCGGGAAGGGAGATTCCGGCAGTACGCGGTCCGACACCCAGCTGGTGCTGGACAACCTGTGGCCCATGGCCCGAGCCATGATCACCGTCACGCTGCCGCTGACCGCCATCAGCTTCGTGATCGGACTGGTGATCGCCCTCGGGGTCGCACTGGCCCGCATGTCCGGTCATCGCGTGGTGACCGGCCTCGCCCGCATCTACATCTCTGTCATCCGTGGCACGCCGCTGCTGCTGCAGCTGTTTCTCATCTTCTTCGCGCTGCCCGAATTCGGGGTCAAGATCAGTCCCTTTCCTGCCGCCGTCATCGCGTTCAGTCTCAACGTGGGCGGCTACGCCGCCGAAATCATTCGTTCGTCCATCCTGAGCATCCCCCGCGGGCAGTGGGAGGCGGCCTCCAGCCTGGGGATGAGCTACAGCACCACGTTGTGGCGGATCGTCATTCCGCAGGCCAGCCGGGTGGCGGTGCCCCCGCTGTCGAACACCTTGATCTCCCTGGTGAAGGACACCTCGCTGGCCTCGGCGATCCTGGTGACGGACGTGATGCGTACGGCACAGGTCGCCGCCGCGCCGACCTTTCAGTTCTTCACGCTCTACGTCACCGCCGGCGTCTACTACTGGATTGTCTGCATGGCGATGTCGGCGGTGCAGGACCGGCTGGAGCAGCGTCTGGAGAAATCCGTCGCGCGCTAA